From a region of the Streptomyces tirandamycinicus genome:
- a CDS encoding acyl-CoA dehydrogenase family protein, which translates to MSAPSKLPPFDPADPLGIDDLLEPEDLAVRDTVRSWVAGRVLPHIAEWYESGELPAVRELARELGSIGALGMSLTGYGCAGATAVQYGLACLELEAADSGIRSLVSVQGSLAMYAIWKYGSEEQKQRWLPAMASGETIGCFGLTEPDHGSDPGGMRTYAKRDGSDWVLNGRKMWITNGSVAGVAVVWARTDDGIRGFAVPTDAPGFSAPEIRHKWSLRASVTSELVLDDVRLPQDAVLPGVTGLKGPLGCLSHARYGIVWGAMGAARSSFETALDYARTREQFGKPIGGFQLTQAKLADMALELHKGILLAHHLGRRMDAGTLRPEQVSFGKLNNVREAIGICRTARTILGANGISLEYPVMRHATNLESVLTYEGTVEMHQLVLGKALTGLDAFR; encoded by the coding sequence ATGTCCGCACCCTCGAAGCTGCCGCCCTTCGACCCCGCCGACCCCCTCGGCATCGACGACCTGCTGGAGCCGGAGGACCTCGCGGTACGCGACACCGTCCGCTCCTGGGTCGCCGGCCGCGTGCTGCCGCACATCGCCGAGTGGTACGAGAGCGGTGAACTGCCCGCCGTCCGCGAACTGGCCAGGGAACTCGGCTCGATCGGCGCCCTCGGCATGTCGCTCACCGGCTACGGCTGCGCCGGCGCCACCGCGGTCCAGTACGGACTCGCCTGCCTGGAGCTGGAGGCCGCGGACTCCGGCATCCGCTCGCTCGTGTCCGTGCAGGGCTCGCTCGCCATGTACGCGATCTGGAAGTACGGCTCGGAGGAGCAGAAGCAGCGGTGGCTGCCGGCCATGGCGTCCGGCGAGACCATCGGCTGCTTCGGGCTCACCGAGCCCGACCACGGCTCCGACCCCGGCGGGATGCGCACCTACGCCAAGCGCGACGGCTCCGACTGGGTGCTCAACGGCCGCAAGATGTGGATCACCAACGGTTCCGTCGCCGGTGTCGCCGTCGTCTGGGCCCGGACCGACGACGGCATCCGCGGCTTCGCCGTGCCCACCGACGCACCCGGCTTCTCGGCCCCCGAGATCCGGCACAAGTGGTCGCTGCGGGCCTCCGTCACCAGCGAACTCGTCCTGGACGACGTGCGGCTGCCGCAGGACGCCGTCCTCCCGGGTGTGACGGGGCTGAAGGGCCCGCTCGGCTGCCTTTCGCACGCCCGCTACGGCATCGTCTGGGGCGCCATGGGCGCGGCGCGCTCCAGCTTCGAGACGGCGCTCGACTACGCGAGGACGCGGGAGCAGTTCGGAAAGCCCATCGGGGGCTTCCAGCTCACCCAGGCCAAGCTCGCCGACATGGCGCTCGAACTGCACAAGGGAATCCTGCTCGCCCATCACCTCGGGCGGCGGATGGACGCCGGGACGCTCCGTCCCGAGCAGGTCAGTTTCGGGAAGCTGAACAACGTACGTGAGGCGATCGGGATCTGCCGCACCGCGCGCACGATCCTCGGCGCCAACGGGATCTCGCTGGAGTACCCCGTGATGCGCCACGCCACCAACCTCGAGTCGGTGCTCACCTACGAGGGCACCGTCGAGATGCACCAGCTCGTCCTGGGCAAGGCGCTCACCGGTCTTGACGCGTTCCGGTAG
- a CDS encoding DUF5685 family protein, translating into MNGRPDAMSAAQVNGTRGNVVFGIVRPCTHRLTDGLKAEWMAHLCGLCLALRADHGQFARIVTNYDGLVVSVLTEAQTERTPAQRRTAGPCPLRAMRTATVARGAGARLAAAVSLVLASAKVRDHVADRDGALARRPVAAVARRIATGWERAGARTGSALGFDTGVLADAVERQAGIESLAAPGTPLTAVTEPTETATAAAFAHTAVLAGRPRNAAPLAEAGRLFGRLAHLLDAVEDREADAASGAWNPLTATGTSLAEARRLADGALHGTRLALREAEFTDDRLLHVLLTHELRRSVDRAFGTASCPHQGRGGHPPRGEAPHGGPHGGAYGGAYGGAAGPYGRADAHGDGNPYGGVPGGGSPYGGGTGGDGGEPPRSHVGGKPPKPGPRGFWAGCAAFAGLCCTCRLCCAEEYEGPWSRKKREGCCHKGGRDCGCECCECCCPCDGG; encoded by the coding sequence GTGAACGGGCGGCCGGACGCGATGTCGGCCGCACAGGTGAACGGCACCCGGGGGAACGTCGTGTTCGGAATCGTCAGGCCCTGCACCCATCGCCTCACGGACGGGCTCAAGGCGGAGTGGATGGCCCATCTCTGCGGGCTGTGCCTGGCACTTCGCGCGGACCACGGGCAGTTCGCCAGGATCGTCACGAACTACGACGGGCTCGTCGTCTCGGTCCTGACGGAAGCTCAGACCGAGCGCACCCCCGCGCAGCGCCGCACCGCCGGACCCTGCCCCCTGCGTGCGATGCGCACCGCGACCGTGGCCCGCGGGGCGGGCGCCCGGCTGGCCGCCGCGGTGTCGCTCGTCCTCGCCTCCGCCAAGGTCCGCGACCACGTGGCCGACCGGGACGGGGCGCTGGCCCGCAGGCCGGTGGCCGCGGTCGCGCGCCGGATCGCGACGGGCTGGGAGCGCGCCGGTGCCCGGACCGGCTCGGCACTGGGCTTCGACACCGGGGTGCTGGCCGACGCCGTGGAACGGCAGGCCGGGATCGAGTCGCTGGCCGCCCCCGGCACCCCGCTGACGGCCGTGACCGAGCCGACGGAGACGGCGACCGCGGCGGCCTTCGCGCACACCGCGGTCCTGGCCGGGCGTCCCCGCAACGCCGCACCGCTCGCCGAGGCCGGCCGGCTCTTCGGCCGGCTGGCCCATCTCCTGGACGCCGTGGAGGACCGGGAGGCGGACGCCGCGTCGGGCGCCTGGAACCCGCTCACGGCCACCGGCACGAGCCTCGCCGAGGCCCGCCGCCTCGCCGACGGCGCCCTCCACGGAACACGGCTCGCCCTGCGGGAGGCGGAGTTCACCGACGACCGGCTGCTGCACGTGCTCCTCACGCACGAACTCCGGCGGTCCGTCGACCGGGCCTTCGGCACCGCGTCCTGTCCGCACCAGGGCCGCGGCGGGCACCCGCCGCGGGGAGAGGCTCCGCACGGCGGCCCGCACGGCGGCGCGTACGGCGGCGCGTACGGCGGGGCGGCGGGACCGTACGGGCGGGCCGACGCCCACGGTGACGGCAATCCGTACGGCGGGGTCCCCGGCGGCGGCAGTCCGTACGGCGGCGGGACCGGGGGGGACGGAGGCGAGCCGCCCCGGTCGCACGTCGGCGGCAAGCCCCCGAAGCCCGGGCCCCGGGGCTTCTGGGCGGGCTGCGCGGCCTTCGCCGGGCTGTGCTGCACCTGCCGGCTCTGCTGCGCCGAGGAGTACGAGGGTCCCTGGTCGCGCAAGAAGCGCGAGGGCTGCTGCCACAAGGGCGGCCGCGACTGCGGCTGTGAGTGCTGCGAATGCTGTTGCCCCTGCGACGGCGGCTAG
- a CDS encoding DUF4231 domain-containing protein → MVFRNADLPALFHRADETAVDRQREAVKGTRLQLLLLVLGSVFAVLPWRGTIGGSFQLMGLLSAAAYAWVLVAGLRGTRRRAKSHWQLNRSAAEFIRSMCWRYAVHGAPFDSGSPDPDRLFTTRLEEGLRELRKVGWADPREDGGSAVDGELITTPMRLLREKVFSVRKETYVRDRLIEQRNWYHRRAEISRRATALWTVIISLLTSLALLFGVLRTFSVTDSAEPVPLLSAAAAACLAWSEIRRHQPLIAAHSLVEEDLAAIHIAMETSVTEEQWPSAVYETERIVSPQHTDWLVQHRS, encoded by the coding sequence ATGGTCTTTCGCAATGCCGATCTGCCGGCACTGTTCCACCGGGCGGACGAGACGGCCGTCGACCGGCAGCGCGAGGCGGTCAAGGGAACCCGGCTGCAGCTTCTCCTGCTGGTGCTGGGCTCGGTGTTCGCGGTGCTGCCGTGGCGCGGGACGATCGGCGGCTCCTTCCAGCTCATGGGTCTGCTCAGCGCGGCGGCGTACGCCTGGGTGCTGGTGGCCGGCTTACGCGGGACCCGCCGCCGGGCGAAGTCGCACTGGCAACTGAACCGCTCCGCGGCCGAGTTCATACGGTCGATGTGCTGGCGCTACGCCGTGCACGGGGCGCCCTTCGACTCCGGCTCGCCCGATCCCGACCGGCTGTTCACGACCCGGCTGGAGGAGGGGCTCCGGGAACTGCGCAAGGTCGGCTGGGCGGACCCCCGCGAGGACGGCGGCAGCGCGGTCGACGGCGAGCTGATCACCACGCCGATGCGGCTGCTGCGGGAGAAGGTCTTCAGCGTACGCAAGGAGACGTATGTCAGGGACCGTCTGATCGAGCAGCGCAACTGGTACCACCGGCGTGCGGAGATCTCACGGCGTGCCACCGCGCTGTGGACGGTGATAATCAGTCTGCTCACCTCGCTCGCGCTGCTGTTCGGGGTGCTGCGCACGTTCTCCGTCACCGACTCGGCCGAACCGGTGCCGCTGCTGTCCGCGGCGGCGGCCGCGTGTCTGGCCTGGAGCGAGATCCGGCGCCACCAGCCGCTGATCGCGGCCCACTCCCTGGTGGAGGAGGACCTGGCGGCGATCCACATCGCGATGGAGACCTCGGTGACGGAGGAGCAGTGGCCCTCGGCCGTGTACGAGACGGAGCGGATCGTCTCGCCCCAGCACACCGACTGGCTGGTGCAGCACCGCAGTTGA
- a CDS encoding phosphatase PAP2 family protein has product MRTDIFARLDREPEPPKIEIPRMSRTRLALFGGTSAFYLAIVVAVLISSWLVIVDWKVMLFRPYQQWPELHAFLDYFVVLGQRGPTAVMVAAWLGWRSWRQHTLRPLLVLGAALLLLNTTVGAVKLGLGRLGPHYATQIGSAELFAGGDIFPSGHTANAVVTWGILAYLATTPRARRYLSALSAVVALGVGLTTVYLGTHWLSDVLLGWAAGLLILLALPWCEPLIGRVEDAILSLRDRLRARRLPVPSLPVASGGPRPAIYPQRLPAENGGEPVRHPVGATSAARGAARSTVGSAVAPAGQKPAGTPGAQGVAAPARHGAPRTYAVARSPHAPWTPAPAGSRRPPRSRPSGG; this is encoded by the coding sequence GTGCGTACCGACATCTTTGCCCGTCTGGACCGGGAGCCGGAGCCGCCGAAGATAGAGATCCCGCGGATGAGCCGCACCCGTCTCGCCCTCTTCGGCGGGACTTCGGCGTTCTATCTCGCGATCGTCGTCGCCGTGCTCATCTCGTCCTGGCTGGTGATCGTCGACTGGAAGGTCATGCTCTTCCGGCCGTATCAGCAGTGGCCCGAACTGCACGCGTTCCTGGACTACTTCGTGGTGCTCGGCCAGCGCGGCCCGACGGCCGTGATGGTCGCCGCCTGGCTCGGCTGGCGCTCGTGGCGGCAGCACACGCTGCGTCCGCTGCTGGTGCTGGGCGCCGCGCTGCTGCTGCTGAACACCACGGTGGGCGCGGTCAAGCTGGGCCTGGGCCGGCTGGGCCCCCACTACGCGACGCAGATCGGCTCCGCCGAACTCTTCGCCGGCGGCGATATATTCCCTTCCGGCCACACCGCCAATGCCGTCGTGACCTGGGGAATCCTCGCCTATCTGGCCACCACCCCGCGGGCCAGGCGGTATCTGTCGGCCCTGTCCGCCGTGGTCGCCCTGGGCGTGGGACTGACGACCGTCTACCTCGGTACGCACTGGCTCAGCGACGTGCTGCTGGGCTGGGCCGCCGGGCTGCTGATCCTGCTCGCCCTGCCGTGGTGCGAGCCGCTCATCGGGCGCGTCGAGGACGCCATCCTCTCGCTGCGCGACCGGCTGCGCGCCCGCCGTCTGCCGGTGCCGTCGCTGCCCGTGGCCTCCGGCGGCCCCCGGCCCGCCATATACCCGCAGCGGCTGCCCGCCGAGAACGGCGGGGAGCCGGTGCGCCACCCGGTGGGCGCGACGAGCGCCGCCCGTGGGGCGGCGCGGAGCACCGTCGGCAGCGCGGTGGCACCGGCCGGGCAGAAGCCGGCCGGTACGCCGGGCGCGCAGGGCGTGGCCGCGCCCGCCCGGCACGGGGCGCCCCGTACCTACGCGGTGGCGCGGTCGCCGCACGCGCCCTGGACCCCCGCTCCGGCCGGGAGCAGACGCCCGCCCCGGTCGCGGCCGTCGGGCGGCTGA
- the fxsA gene encoding FxSxx-COOH cyclophane-containing RiPP peptide, with the protein MTLQTSVTFASVKKGRVPLAEIDVRDAEAARKLDRVRPAGADRSARMSTFNSAL; encoded by the coding sequence GTGACCCTCCAGACCTCAGTCACCTTTGCTTCCGTGAAAAAGGGCCGGGTGCCCCTCGCCGAGATCGATGTGCGAGACGCCGAGGCGGCCAGGAAACTGGATCGCGTGCGCCCCGCCGGTGCCGACCGTTCCGCACGGATGTCCACGTTCAACTCCGCGCTCTAG
- a CDS encoding S1 family peptidase has protein sequence MRIKRTTPTHGVARRTRLLAVATGLVAAAALAVPTAGAAETPAAFSASQLSAASDAVLTADVAGTAWHVDKATNTLVVTADSTVSQAEIAQIKREAGANADALRIERTPGRFSKLISGGDAVYATSWRCSLGFNVRNSAGTSYFLTAGHCTDGAGTWYANSSRTTVLGPTAGSSFPGNDYGIVRYSNTSISKPGTVGSVDITSAANATVGMAVTRRGSTTGTHSGTVTGLNATVNYGGGDVVYGMIRTNVCAEPGDSGGPLYSGSRAIGLTSGGSGNCSSGGTTFYQPVTEALSAYGVSVY, from the coding sequence GTGAGGATCAAGCGCACCACTCCCACCCACGGTGTGGCGAGACGCACCCGTCTGCTCGCCGTGGCGACCGGTCTCGTCGCCGCCGCCGCACTGGCCGTCCCCACCGCCGGTGCCGCCGAGACCCCCGCCGCCTTCAGCGCGTCCCAGCTCTCCGCCGCGAGCGACGCCGTGCTGACCGCCGATGTGGCAGGCACCGCCTGGCATGTCGACAAGGCGACCAACACCCTTGTCGTGACCGCCGACTCCACCGTCTCCCAGGCCGAGATCGCGCAGATCAAGCGGGAGGCCGGTGCCAACGCCGACGCCCTCCGCATCGAGCGCACCCCCGGCAGGTTCAGCAAGCTCATCTCGGGCGGCGACGCCGTCTACGCCACCAGCTGGCGCTGCTCGCTCGGCTTCAACGTCCGCAACAGCGCGGGCACCTCGTACTTCCTGACGGCGGGCCACTGCACCGACGGTGCGGGCACCTGGTACGCGAACTCGTCCCGTACCACCGTCCTCGGTCCGACCGCGGGCTCCAGCTTCCCGGGCAACGACTACGGCATCGTGCGCTACAGCAACACCTCCATCTCCAAGCCGGGCACCGTCGGCAGCGTCGACATCACCAGCGCGGCCAACGCCACGGTCGGCATGGCCGTGACCCGCCGCGGCTCCACCACGGGCACCCACAGCGGCACCGTCACCGGCCTCAACGCCACGGTCAACTACGGCGGCGGCGACGTCGTCTACGGCATGATCCGCACCAATGTGTGCGCGGAGCCCGGCGACAGCGGCGGCCCGCTGTACTCCGGCAGCCGGGCGATCGGTCTCACCTCCGGCGGCAGCGGCAACTGCTCCAGCGGCGGTACGACCTTCTACCAGCCCGTCACCGAGGCACTGAGCGCCTACGGCGTCAGCGTCTACTGA
- a CDS encoding MFS transporter, with protein sequence MFGRTTAGARPRAAGGGANRWVVLLVLCVSLLLVAVDATVLHVAVPAVTEDLRPSGVELLWIVDAYPLVCASLLILFGTLGDRVGRRRVLLLGYALFGVASAVAALATTPEVLIGARALLGVGGAMIMPATLSILRAVFPDRRERATAIGIWTAVAAVGAATGPVLGGFLVQHFWWGSVFLINIPLMLLILPVGRWLLPESRGDREGPWDVIGALMAAAGVLGIVLGVKRLGAGDALTDLRTAGPLLAGAGLLALFVHRQKRRSHPLIDMRMFARATFSTAVGCIVLAMLALVGLELIAVQYLQLVLGLSPLETGLRLLPLTFAAMAAGATGSFTLRRVGPRRMVGWGFVLTAAAVVLLTLMGQHDRPLLLTTGFVLLGFGLQTTLFGAYESMLSEAPPEDAGGAAAIGETSYQLGAGMGIALLGSVMNAAYAPGLDDAVSAPPEARSAAAHSLGEAYQVALQLGGPVGDALRTAAREAFVHGLHVTLLVSAGLLLLGAVAALRLPRAMECAEPEGPGGQGGLRDRDGRGGLTDAEGVPEARSGCPVPGPALAGDPLLDRVRSESVVPGRRTPAEAAGPARTGRTAR encoded by the coding sequence ATGTTCGGCAGGACCACGGCCGGAGCACGCCCGCGTGCCGCCGGCGGCGGTGCCAACCGCTGGGTCGTCCTGCTCGTCCTCTGCGTGAGCCTGCTCCTGGTCGCGGTCGACGCCACCGTGCTGCACGTCGCCGTGCCCGCGGTCACGGAGGACCTCCGTCCCTCCGGGGTCGAGCTCCTGTGGATCGTCGACGCCTACCCCCTGGTCTGCGCCTCGCTGCTGATCCTCTTCGGCACCCTCGGCGACCGGGTCGGGCGCCGGCGTGTCCTGCTGCTCGGCTACGCGCTCTTCGGCGTGGCCTCCGCCGTCGCCGCACTGGCCACCACGCCCGAGGTGCTCATCGGCGCCCGCGCCCTGCTCGGCGTCGGCGGGGCGATGATCATGCCCGCGACGCTCTCCATACTCCGGGCCGTCTTCCCGGACCGGCGCGAGCGCGCCACCGCCATCGGCATCTGGACCGCGGTCGCCGCGGTCGGCGCCGCCACCGGTCCGGTTCTGGGCGGCTTCCTCGTCCAGCACTTCTGGTGGGGCTCGGTCTTCCTGATCAACATTCCGCTGATGCTGCTGATCCTGCCGGTGGGCCGCTGGCTGCTCCCCGAGTCCCGGGGGGACCGCGAAGGGCCGTGGGACGTCATCGGGGCCCTGATGGCCGCGGCCGGTGTCCTCGGCATCGTCCTCGGCGTGAAGCGGCTCGGCGCGGGCGACGCCCTGACGGACCTCCGCACGGCCGGTCCGCTGCTCGCCGGGGCGGGGCTGCTCGCCCTCTTCGTCCACCGCCAGAAGCGCCGCAGCCACCCGCTCATCGACATGCGGATGTTCGCCCGGGCGACCTTCTCCACCGCGGTGGGCTGCATCGTGCTCGCCATGCTGGCGCTGGTCGGCCTGGAGCTGATCGCCGTCCAGTACCTCCAGCTCGTGCTCGGACTGAGCCCGCTGGAGACCGGCCTGCGGCTGCTGCCGCTCACCTTCGCCGCCATGGCGGCCGGGGCCACCGGCTCCTTCACCCTCCGCCGCGTCGGCCCCCGCCGGATGGTCGGCTGGGGCTTCGTGCTCACGGCCGCCGCCGTGGTGCTGCTGACCCTGATGGGGCAGCACGACCGGCCGCTGCTGCTCACCACCGGGTTCGTCCTCCTCGGCTTCGGGCTGCAGACCACGCTCTTCGGTGCCTACGAGTCGATGCTCAGCGAGGCCCCGCCCGAGGACGCGGGCGGCGCCGCCGCGATCGGGGAGACCTCGTACCAGCTCGGCGCCGGCATGGGCATCGCGCTGCTCGGCAGCGTCATGAACGCCGCCTACGCCCCCGGGCTCGACGACGCCGTGAGCGCTCCGCCCGAGGCGCGCAGCGCGGCGGCCCACTCGCTCGGCGAGGCGTACCAGGTGGCACTCCAGCTCGGCGGCCCCGTCGGGGACGCGCTGCGGACCGCCGCCCGGGAGGCGTTCGTGCACGGACTGCATGTGACGCTCCTGGTCAGCGCGGGGCTGCTGCTGCTCGGCGCGGTGGCGGCGCTCCGGCTGCCGAGGGCCATGGAGTGCGCGGAGCCCGAGGGCCCCGGCGGCCAGGGCGGACTCCGCGACCGCGACGGACGCGGCGGGCTCACGGACGCGGAGGGGGTGCCGGAGGCCCGGTCGGGGTGCCCGGTGCCCGGACCCGCGCTCGCGGGCGACCCGCTCCTGGACCGCGTCCGGTCCGAGTCGGTGGTCCCGGGGCGCCGTACGCCGGCGGAGGCGGCCGGCCCGGCTCGCACTGGACGCACGGCCCGCTGA
- a CDS encoding cell division protein SepF, with amino-acid sequence MGSVRKASAWLGLVEDNDERYYDDEYAEGTGSGDQWVTDPRVRVASETAEEQGRRIATVSPDSFRDARGIGEHFRDGVPVIVNLTSMEPADAKRVVDFAAGLTFGLRGSIERVATRVFLLTPADTEIVSGESAGRPGDGFFNQS; translated from the coding sequence ATGGGATCGGTGCGCAAGGCGAGTGCATGGCTCGGCCTCGTCGAGGACAACGACGAGCGCTACTACGACGACGAGTACGCCGAGGGTACGGGATCCGGGGACCAGTGGGTGACCGACCCGCGCGTCCGGGTGGCCTCCGAGACCGCCGAGGAGCAGGGGCGCCGGATCGCCACCGTCTCCCCCGACAGCTTCCGGGACGCCCGCGGCATCGGGGAGCACTTCCGCGACGGCGTCCCGGTCATCGTCAACCTGACCTCCATGGAGCCCGCGGACGCCAAGCGCGTGGTGGACTTCGCCGCCGGGCTGACCTTCGGTCTGCGCGGCTCCATCGAGCGCGTGGCGACCCGGGTCTTCCTGCTGACCCCCGCCGACACCGAGATCGTCAGCGGGGAGTCCGCGGGCCGCCCCGGCGACGGCTTCTTCAACCAGAGCTGA
- the fxsBH gene encoding radical SAM/SPASM protein FxsBH, inactivated beta-hydroxylase extension form produces the protein MTRPVVPFREIVLKVHSRCDLACDHCYIYEHADQSWRTRPKALSDEAISWTALRLAEHAEKHALPSVSVILHGGEPLLAGPARLRRVCEELTRALDGVAALDLRIHTNGLQLSPRYLELFDEFGVRVGISLDGDKAANDRHRRFADGRSSHPQVLKAVALLGTDRWRHLNLGLLCTVDVANDPVAVHDALMELDPPRVDFLLPHATWDEPPPRPDGSPTAYADWLLTVFDRWDRQGRRVPVRLFASVLSTLSGGPGLTESLGLTPTDLVVVETDGTLEQVDSLKTAYEGAAATGFDVFTHTLDEVAAHPGVRARQLGLAGVGGTCRDCPVVRSCGGGLYTHRYRSGTGFDNPSVYCTDLEALVRGIEHRTAARSVPAAVADDGELRTEQHELTRLLLAGLHRELDGRGGDAWARAWELAGDVDRHPGALDGVLTHPYTRGWLLGALDALDEGGPDAALRPAARLAASVAAAVVRRGLDLAVPVPYEGGTLLLPTLGELRLTGAEPGGTAEVRPVEKGLLVRAGDGETHIPRPDEPGAGWRPVRRLGRDGAPDLAIDDLDPYRDCFDVPVPPRLGHGEAAEWTDRLARAWGLLRARAPEQAAAAAASLTTLTPVHGPGPAVGRHGLGALGVPLRAGSGELALLLLRGWRRARLRALLEVTDLYADDGLWTHPAPWRETPVPVSELLAGAYERTGLGAFDPDGAEAALRALDTLGRAAELTAGGKALLALLWEEADRDRHAR, from the coding sequence ATGACCCGACCCGTGGTCCCGTTCCGCGAGATCGTACTGAAGGTCCACAGCAGATGCGATCTCGCCTGCGACCACTGCTACATCTACGAACACGCTGATCAGAGCTGGCGCACCCGCCCGAAAGCACTCTCTGACGAGGCGATCTCCTGGACAGCTCTGCGACTGGCCGAGCATGCCGAGAAACATGCCCTGCCCTCCGTGTCAGTGATCCTGCACGGAGGGGAGCCGCTGCTCGCCGGCCCCGCCCGGTTACGCCGGGTCTGTGAGGAACTCACCCGGGCCCTCGACGGTGTCGCCGCCCTCGACCTGCGCATCCACACCAACGGCCTCCAGCTGAGCCCCCGCTATCTGGAACTCTTCGACGAGTTCGGCGTGAGGGTCGGCATCTCCCTCGACGGCGACAAAGCCGCCAACGACCGCCACCGGCGCTTCGCGGACGGGCGCAGCAGCCACCCGCAGGTGCTGAAGGCCGTCGCACTGCTGGGCACGGACCGCTGGCGCCATCTGAACCTCGGCCTGCTGTGCACCGTCGACGTCGCCAACGACCCCGTCGCCGTCCACGACGCGCTGATGGAACTCGACCCCCCGCGCGTCGACTTCCTGCTGCCGCACGCCACATGGGACGAGCCGCCGCCCAGGCCGGACGGCTCCCCGACCGCGTACGCCGACTGGCTGCTGACCGTCTTCGACCGCTGGGACCGGCAGGGCCGCCGGGTGCCGGTGCGGCTCTTCGCCTCGGTGCTGTCCACGCTCTCCGGGGGACCCGGACTCACCGAATCGCTCGGCCTCACCCCCACCGACCTCGTCGTCGTCGAGACCGACGGCACCCTGGAGCAGGTCGACTCGCTCAAGACCGCCTACGAGGGCGCGGCGGCCACCGGCTTCGACGTCTTCACCCACACCCTCGACGAGGTCGCCGCCCACCCGGGCGTCCGGGCCCGCCAGCTCGGCCTCGCCGGCGTCGGCGGCACCTGCCGGGACTGCCCCGTCGTCCGCTCCTGCGGCGGCGGCCTCTACACCCACCGCTACCGCTCCGGCACCGGCTTCGACAACCCGTCCGTCTACTGCACCGACCTCGAGGCCCTCGTCCGCGGAATCGAGCACCGCACCGCCGCCCGGTCGGTGCCCGCCGCGGTCGCCGACGACGGGGAACTGCGGACCGAGCAGCACGAGCTGACGCGGCTGCTCCTCGCCGGCCTCCACCGGGAGCTGGACGGCCGCGGCGGCGACGCATGGGCCCGCGCCTGGGAGCTGGCCGGCGACGTCGACCGGCATCCCGGCGCGCTCGACGGCGTACTGACCCACCCCTACACCCGCGGCTGGCTGCTCGGCGCCCTGGACGCCCTGGACGAGGGCGGGCCGGACGCGGCACTGCGCCCGGCCGCCAGGCTCGCCGCCTCGGTCGCCGCCGCCGTCGTCCGCCGCGGCCTCGACCTCGCGGTCCCCGTCCCGTACGAGGGCGGGACGCTGCTGCTGCCCACGCTCGGCGAACTCCGGCTCACCGGGGCGGAACCGGGCGGCACCGCCGAGGTGCGGCCCGTCGAGAAGGGACTCCTGGTACGGGCCGGCGACGGCGAGACGCACATCCCGCGACCCGACGAACCGGGTGCCGGCTGGCGGCCCGTCCGCAGGCTCGGCCGGGACGGGGCGCCCGACCTCGCCATCGACGACCTCGACCCGTACCGGGACTGCTTCGACGTCCCGGTGCCGCCCCGGCTCGGTCACGGCGAAGCGGCGGAATGGACCGACCGGCTGGCCCGGGCCTGGGGACTGCTGCGCGCCCGCGCACCGGAACAGGCCGCGGCGGCCGCCGCGTCGCTCACCACGCTGACCCCCGTCCACGGCCCGGGACCCGCGGTCGGGCGGCACGGGCTCGGTGCCCTGGGCGTCCCGCTGCGGGCCGGCTCCGGGGAGTTGGCGCTGCTGCTGCTGCGCGGTTGGCGCCGGGCGCGGCTGCGGGCCCTGCTGGAGGTCACCGACCTCTACGCCGACGACGGCCTGTGGACACATCCGGCGCCGTGGCGGGAGACGCCGGTCCCGGTGTCCGAGCTGCTGGCGGGGGCGTACGAACGCACCGGGCTCGGCGCCTTCGACCCGGACGGGGCGGAAGCCGCCCTGAGGGCCCTGGACACCCTGGGCCGCGCCGCGGAACTCACCGCCGGCGGGAAGGCGCTGCTGGCGCTGCTCTGGGAAGAGGCGGACCGTGACCGGCACGCTCGCTGA
- a CDS encoding I78 family peptidase inhibitor yields the protein MAPTPIPEGQPDDAPETYVGLDADQAESRARGRGWTTVRSLPPGSVITMEYLEGRLNFEVDHGTVVRCWTG from the coding sequence ATGGCACCGACACCGATCCCCGAAGGACAGCCGGACGACGCCCCGGAGACCTATGTCGGCCTCGACGCCGACCAGGCCGAGAGCCGCGCCCGCGGCCGCGGCTGGACCACCGTCAGATCGCTTCCGCCCGGCTCCGTCATCACCATGGAGTACCTGGAGGGCCGGCTGAACTTCGAGGTCGACCACGGCACGGTCGTGCGCTGCTGGACGGGCTGA